The DNA segment CTCTTCGAGCAGAGGGAGATAGAGGTCCCCTACCCGAGAAGAAGTTACGATAACCCCATCTACGCGATTCTCGTGGAGGAGGCGTACCACGGCGACTTCACGTTGTGGCTGAGCATTGGAATTGCAGAGGAACACGCTGTAGCCATGATCCAGCGCTAGTTCCTCCACCCCGCGCACGATCTCGGCTACAAAAGGATCAGCAATCGTGGTAACAACCAAACCGATGGTGCGAGTGCTCTGTGTTACCAGGCCGCGAGCGACACCACTGGGTACATACCCCATTTCCTCAGCAAGACGCCGTATCCTGCGCTTGGTCTCATCGTTGACCAGGGGACTGTCTCTAAGCGCTCGGGAGACGGTGGAATGGGAAACTCCTGCTGCTTTGGCCACCTCTTTGATGGACACGCCCATGGCTGCATCCTTGACGCCAGGTATTTTGCACACGTGTGCATTTAATATTTTAACAGAGAATAGCAACCTTGTCAAATCTGGCGTGCGCTTGCGCCCGAAGCCATCTTAAGTGCGAGAGGGAGAGGATTGTTTCACCACCGAAAGTACTATCGAATGCTTGTTCCTATGGCTGTCGCGGGGTAAAGCCAGTCTGACCCGTATAACGCACGCCGTCGTAGTCAAAGGTAACCGTAATTGGCAGGAATACACCAGGCACATAGTCCCGCACAGGGAGCGTGCAGACCCCGGCCCCGTAGATAATGAGCACATCGCACTGCTTGGTGCCATCTTTCACAGGGTACTCCGCCCGCATCATCAGCCCACCGAGGCGCACGCCGTTCCTAATGATGCTCCCCCGCACAGTGACATAGGAACCGAGCGTCGGCGTGGGGTCATCCACCCAGAGATCCAGTTCAATGCGCGCACCATCGGGATGTACCATGAAATTCGGCTGCGGCGAGGGCGAGAGTTGAACAGTGGGTGCGATGCTTGACATCGCGGTCGGCAGCAACGTGGGAATGGTTGTCGCAGTCGGCATTGCACTCTGTGCACACGATGTCAGCACAAGGATCAAGAGAAGAAATACACTATATCTCACTGGATAGCTCCTTGATCAAGCGATTGTTCATGGGTAAATAAGGCAATATCTGGGCAACTGCCTGCAAAGCGCATGGGCAGCGCTGCCCAAAGCATCAAACCCGCGTGCAGATTCTAATGATACCAACCCTTATGGTCAAACCGTTCTTGATGGTGTGAAACAACATGCGCAATTGACCCGAGGTAATTCCCCAGTACAATATAAGTGCACAGGGGTTCTTTTGTGAGTGATGCCCCTTTGCTTTGTCCAAAATAACATGAATTTGGGGAGGAAACATGATCCGTACTGACGGGCCATGGTTCAAAGACGAACATGGACGGACACTCATCCTGCGTGGCGTGAACCTGGGAGGGAGCAGCAAGGTGCCATTCCGCCCAAACGGAGCGACCCACATCCGCGAAGGATTCTATGACCACCGCAATGTCTCCTTCGTCGGACGTCCTTTCCCTCTCGGGGAAGCAGATGAGCATTTCTCCCGTTTGCGTGCCTGGGGATTCACCTTCTTGCGCTTTCTGGTCACCTGGGAAGCAGTGGAGCACGCAGGCCCAGGCATCTACGATGAGGAATACCTGGACTATCTCTATGCCATAGTGCGCAAGGCAGACGAGTACGGCATCCGCTTGTTCATCGACCCGCACCAGGATGTCTGGAGCCGTATGTCCGGCGGTGACGGCGCGCCAGGCTGGACTTTTGAGGCGGTGGGCATGGACGTCACCTGCTTCTCCGAAACTGGCGCAGCCATCATCCATGCCATTCATGGCGATCCCTTCCCGCCCATGATCTGGCCAAGCAACTACAACAAACTGGCAGCGGCGACGATGTTCACTCTCTTCTTCGGCGGCAACGACTTCGCCCCTTGCACCCGAGTAGATGGCGAACCAGTGCAAGATTTTCTACAGCGCCACTACATCAACGCCATGAAACGAGTTGCACAGCGGTTGTCGGGCCTGCCCAATGTTGTGGGCTACGATACATTGAACGAGCCCTCATCTGGGTACATAGGCTGGCCAAACTTGAACTACGCTGGGCCATTGCTGCTGGGGGAAACGCCGACGCCTTTCCAGTCCATGGTGCTGGGTGCAGGCTTCCCACAGGAAGTAGGGATATGGGAGATGCGCATCACCGGAGCCAAGTTACGTGAAAAGCGGCTTGTCAATCCCCAAGGAGTGCGCGTTTGGTTGCCTGGGTACGACTGCATTTGGAAGGAGCATGGCGTATGGGACGTGGACGCAGAAAGCAAGCCGCGTTTGCTTCGCCCCGACTACTTTACCCAGGTCAATGGACGCCGCGTGGACTTTGTCAATGACCACCTGCGTCCTTTCCTCAACCGCTATGCCCAGGAAATACGTTCCGTTGCTCCTGACGCGATCATCTTCCTGGAGAGCGTGCCAGCCCAGAGACATCCCCACTGGGGGCCGGAAGATGCACCGAACGTGGTCAATGCCGCCCACTGGTACGACGGCTTGACCCTGTTCACCAAGCACTTTCGCTCCTATCTGACCATGGACTTTCACACGGGCAAACTCGTCCTTGGCCCATGGCGGATACGAGGCTCCTTCTTCGAGCAGATTGCCCGCATCAAAGCAGAGGCTGCAAGTAAAATGGGGAATATCCCCACGCTCATCGGCGAATTCGGAATCCCCTTCGATATGCAGGGAAAACGCGCCTACCGCACAGGTGATTTCTCCCTGCAGACGCGGGCAATGGATGCCAGTTTCCAGACTATGGAAGCCAACCTGGTCAGTTGCACACTGTGGAATTACACTGCCGACAACGATAACGTCCATGGCGACCAGTGGAACGATGAGGATCTCTCTATCTTCAGCCGTGACCAGCAGACTGACCCTAGCGACATCCACTCTGGTGGTCGGGCGCTTCCAGCCGTCGTGCGTCCCTACGCACAGGCAACCGCCGGGGAGCCCTTGCGCATGAGTTTCAATTACAAGTCCCGCACTTTCGAATTCGAGTTCCGCCACGATCCGGCCGTGCGGGCGCCCACAGAGATCTTCGTGCCCAATTACCAGTACCCTGATGGTTACCTGGTCGAGGTATCCGATGGCAATTACGAAGTGGATCGCGAGTCCCAGACGCTCATCTACCGGCACAGTATGGAGCGTGAGACGCATTCCATCCGAGTGAGACCTAAATAGAAAGCAATGCCTGATTCCCTGCTCGAATCTGTCGTTTCAGTTCCTCCATAGCCTGCACATCGGCACAAGGGTAGATGGAATTGTTGTGCAGCAGGGGATCCGCATCTGCTGGAATGCACCCTGCGCTGACCGCTGCCTGCCATTCGGTTGTCCCAGGCACAGGCGAAAACTCAGCAGCATGCACCTGGATGCCCAAGCGATGGGCAAAAGCAACGGTAGCACGTACCTTTCCCAGATCCTGTCCAGGTCGCCCAATCAGCACGTAGGCGGATATTTCGCGCGCCGTGAAACCCGCACCCTGTAGTGCTTTCACCGCCTGGGCAAAACTTGCCTCGTCCACCTTGCCACCATCGCGCTGCTCCTCTTCAGGGTCAACAGTCTCAAGCCCCAGACGGATGGTGACAAAGCCAGCACGGCGCATCTTCTTGGCAAGAGTGCGGTCAATATACCGCGCATGGAGGCCATTGGGCGTGTGAAAACGCACGCGCATACCACGCTCGATCACCGCATCGAGAATAGGCTGGATATGTTGCTCTGCATTCACCAGCAAGGCATCGTCATAGAAAGCAATGTCCTGCACGCCCAGAGTCTCGACGCACCAGACTACTTCCCGCACTAACTGCTCTACTGGGCGCAGCACAATCCCTCCAGGCACGATCTGGTGCACCGCGCAATAGGGACAGTGAAAAGGACAGCCGCGGGCAGTCTGGATCGCGACGTAGCCTTGTGGGCGACGCAAATCGTGCGCCGGAGGGGCATCCGTAGACGCAACTGTTAGGGTGCGTGACTCGCCAGTCACCTCGTTCACCCACTCCAGCGCCTGTCTTTCCCCCGGCCCACTGATCACGGCATCCGCTCCAGAATGGGCACGAGCATGGTCGGTGCACAGTGTGGCATACACGCCACCCAGAGCCACGGGCACATCTGGCCAACGCATCTTGATACGGCGAATGGCTTCGAAAGGACCTGGGTACCAGTAGGTCATCATCGAGGTGACCAGCACCGCATCGGGTCGGGGTTGGGCATCTAACTCTGCCTCAAAAACCTCCACAGGCAGTCCATAACGCCCCCAACGCCGCGGAACATGAGATAACACCTGTGGCTTGGGCAGCTCGACCTTGGCGAAATGGCCACAGCCATAGGCATCTCGGGCAGATACCGGTGCCGGGGCGACAGGGTGATGCCGGTCGAGACAATCGAGCAGCGTCACCTCATGCCCTGCCTGGCGCAGTACCCCCGCGACAGTCAGCAGCCCCAGCGGCTCGATCCACAGGTTATAAGCGGCAAAGTCGTAAATCCAAGGATTAACGCACAGGACACGTGCCATGTTTTCTATTCTACCCCCACTGATTGCCCCACACAAACGAGGGATTTGTCTTGAATCTCGGCTGTCAGGGATGGGAGACGAATACGTGGAGCAGCACATTCGTTCATTTGTGATCATGTTCGTTGATGCGCATGTCCGTTTGACCGCTTGCCTATTTTCGCCTATTATTATGTAGTTACAACGCCTGGGAACCAAGGAAGGTGGGCCATGCAAAAGGAAATCATCTCGCCATCTCCGCTGCTTGATGCAGAGGGCAAGCTTGTGCAGGTAGGTTGGTCACGGCAACCGTATTTGGACTGCAATCTGGAGAACGTCCGCTTCTACCCCTTGCGCGCGCTGCAATTCCTGCGCATCAAGCGCTGGGACTATTATGGGATCACCACGCCCGACTTTTTCTTCTCTGCGACGCTATCCCATGTTGGCTACCTCGGGTTGGTATTTGTCTACATGCTGGATTTCCACACGCAAGATTTGGCAGAGGAGACCCTCATCGTGCCGCTGGGCAGAGGCATCCACCTGGCAAGAAACAGCGACCAGGGCGATTCCTACTTTGACAATGGCCGCGTCCGAATCGCTTTCCAGCTAAAGGAAGACCAGCGTCATCTACAGGTGGACTGGCCAGCTTTTAACCGCGGCCAGGGCATTGCCGCTGATGTGACGCTCCACTGCCCGCCTCAGTATGAATCCATGGTCATCGTCATCCCTATCGGACGCCGCCGCTTCTACTATAACCGCAAGATAAACTGCCTACCAGCAGTCGGCTGGGTGCAACACGGGCAGCGCCGCCTTGATCTGCAACCCAATCAAGCACTGGGCAACCTGGACTGGGGCCGTGGCGTCTGGGAGTACAAGAGTTTCTGGGTATGGGCAAGCGCTTCAGGTTTTCTACCCGATGGTCGCACCCTAGGTCTGAATATGGGCTATGGCTTTGGCGACACCAGCGCCGCAACGGAAAACGCCTTCATCCTCAATGGACGCATTCACAAGTTGGAAGATATCGCCTTCGACTATGATTCGAGCAACTTCATGCGCCCATGGACAATGCGCTCCGCAGACGGGCGTCTGGACCTAGAATTTGTGCCCTTCAAAGAGCGCACGGCGCGGAGCGAGCTTCTCCTGCTCTACAGCGAGGTACACCAAATGTTTGGACGCTATAACGGCTTGCTGCGCAGCGACGATGGCGAGGAACTGCATATCCACGATGTGATTGGCTGGGCTGAAGAGCATCACGCCAGGTGGTAAACCGCAGGCATAATCAATTGAAAAGGCAACCTGGCGCTTATCAGTAAAACGTGAGCATGAATAAGATGTCCGGTAGA comes from the Chloroflexota bacterium genome and includes:
- a CDS encoding DUF2804 domain-containing protein, translating into MQKEIISPSPLLDAEGKLVQVGWSRQPYLDCNLENVRFYPLRALQFLRIKRWDYYGITTPDFFFSATLSHVGYLGLVFVYMLDFHTQDLAEETLIVPLGRGIHLARNSDQGDSYFDNGRVRIAFQLKEDQRHLQVDWPAFNRGQGIAADVTLHCPPQYESMVIVIPIGRRRFYYNRKINCLPAVGWVQHGQRRLDLQPNQALGNLDWGRGVWEYKSFWVWASASGFLPDGRTLGLNMGYGFGDTSAATENAFILNGRIHKLEDIAFDYDSSNFMRPWTMRSADGRLDLEFVPFKERTARSELLLLYSEVHQMFGRYNGLLRSDDGEELHIHDVIGWAEEHHARW
- a CDS encoding cellulase family glycosylhydrolase, which produces MIRTDGPWFKDEHGRTLILRGVNLGGSSKVPFRPNGATHIREGFYDHRNVSFVGRPFPLGEADEHFSRLRAWGFTFLRFLVTWEAVEHAGPGIYDEEYLDYLYAIVRKADEYGIRLFIDPHQDVWSRMSGGDGAPGWTFEAVGMDVTCFSETGAAIIHAIHGDPFPPMIWPSNYNKLAAATMFTLFFGGNDFAPCTRVDGEPVQDFLQRHYINAMKRVAQRLSGLPNVVGYDTLNEPSSGYIGWPNLNYAGPLLLGETPTPFQSMVLGAGFPQEVGIWEMRITGAKLREKRLVNPQGVRVWLPGYDCIWKEHGVWDVDAESKPRLLRPDYFTQVNGRRVDFVNDHLRPFLNRYAQEIRSVAPDAIIFLESVPAQRHPHWGPEDAPNVVNAAHWYDGLTLFTKHFRSYLTMDFHTGKLVLGPWRIRGSFFEQIARIKAEAASKMGNIPTLIGEFGIPFDMQGKRAYRTGDFSLQTRAMDASFQTMEANLVSCTLWNYTADNDNVHGDQWNDEDLSIFSRDQQTDPSDIHSGGRALPAVVRPYAQATAGEPLRMSFNYKSRTFEFEFRHDPAVRAPTEIFVPNYQYPDGYLVEVSDGNYEVDRESQTLIYRHSMERETHSIRVRPK
- a CDS encoding B12-binding domain-containing radical SAM protein; the encoded protein is MARVLCVNPWIYDFAAYNLWIEPLGLLTVAGVLRQAGHEVTLLDCLDRHHPVAPAPVSARDAYGCGHFAKVELPKPQVLSHVPRRWGRYGLPVEVFEAELDAQPRPDAVLVTSMMTYWYPGPFEAIRRIKMRWPDVPVALGGVYATLCTDHARAHSGADAVISGPGERQALEWVNEVTGESRTLTVASTDAPPAHDLRRPQGYVAIQTARGCPFHCPYCAVHQIVPGGIVLRPVEQLVREVVWCVETLGVQDIAFYDDALLVNAEQHIQPILDAVIERGMRVRFHTPNGLHARYIDRTLAKKMRRAGFVTIRLGLETVDPEEEQRDGGKVDEASFAQAVKALQGAGFTAREISAYVLIGRPGQDLGKVRATVAFAHRLGIQVHAAEFSPVPGTTEWQAAVSAGCIPADADPLLHNNSIYPCADVQAMEELKRQIRAGNQALLSI